From a single Callithrix jacchus isolate 240 chromosome 5, calJac240_pri, whole genome shotgun sequence genomic region:
- the SMIM5 gene encoding small integral membrane protein 5: MAATNFVQEMRAVGERLLLKLQRLPQAEPVEIVAFSVIVLFTATVLLLLLIACSCCCTHCCCPEHRGRKVQIQPTPP; encoded by the exons ATGGCCGCCACGAACTTCGTGCAGGAGATGCGAGCCGTGGGTGAGAGGCTGCTGCTCAAGCTACAGAGACTGCCCCAGGCTGAGCCCGTGGAGATCGTGGCCTTCTCAGTCATCGTCCTTTTCACAG CCActgttctgctgctgctgctgatagcctgcagctgctgctgcacTCACTGCTGCTGCCCCGAGCACAGAGGCAGGAAGGTCCAGATACAGCCGACACCACCATGA
- the ERLN gene encoding endoregulin: MDQLVIKKTIWNDEFWQNPWDQGGLAVIILFIAAVLLLILFAIVFGLLTSTENTQCGKREEE; encoded by the coding sequence ATGGACCAACTGGTAATCAAGAAGACAATCTGGAATGATGAGTTCTGGCAGAACCCCTGGGACCAGGGGGGCCTGGCAGTGATTATCTTATTCATCGCCGCTGTCCTGCTTCTCATCTTATTTGCCATTGTGTTTGGTTTACTCACTTCCACAGAAAACACCCAGTGTGGAAAGCGTGAAGAGGAGTGA